One segment of Streptomyces sp. NBC_01463 DNA contains the following:
- a CDS encoding oxidoreductase: MISKTKRTARSVGVAIAATAAVTMVMPMSNAAAIDHVECRGGENFLKVWSHLDGRTSVDCYANKGRTGFGNWWVDRISTGNNDLIYYDANGDSVRINRWTDITFPNNPPRVKDIEIL, from the coding sequence GTGATCTCGAAGACGAAGAGGACGGCCCGTTCCGTGGGCGTGGCGATCGCCGCCACCGCGGCGGTCACGATGGTCATGCCCATGAGTAACGCCGCCGCCATCGACCACGTCGAATGCCGTGGCGGGGAGAACTTCCTGAAGGTCTGGTCCCACCTGGACGGTCGCACCAGCGTGGACTGCTACGCCAACAAGGGCCGGACCGGATTCGGCAACTGGTGGGTCGACCGGATCTCGACGGGCAACAACGATCTCATCTACTACGACGCGAACGGCGATTCCGTGCGCATCAACCGGTGGACCGACATCACGTTCCCGAACAATCCGCCGCGGGTCAAGGACATCGAAATCCTCTGA
- a CDS encoding GNAT family N-acetyltransferase codes for MNSTPSPFPDDLRVTGEGLVLRDWAEEDLAAMPGLFDHPDIAYWTPIVSPFDEAAARTRLDRARQLRAEGTSILLAITLDGGAPLGEVMLRRAPEGTELGYAVGPAHRGQGLAARAVRLMAGYAFEELGVENVILELEAENAASVSVARATGFRLLGVPLIEGEEKGRPYSLQTWGLNRP; via the coding sequence ATGAACAGCACCCCGTCACCCTTTCCCGACGACCTCCGCGTCACGGGGGAGGGCCTCGTCCTGCGCGACTGGGCGGAAGAGGATCTGGCCGCCATGCCCGGGCTGTTCGACCACCCCGACATCGCGTACTGGACGCCGATCGTCTCGCCGTTCGACGAAGCCGCCGCCCGGACCCGGCTGGACAGGGCCCGGCAGCTGCGGGCGGAGGGCACGTCCATCCTGCTCGCCATCACCCTCGACGGCGGCGCACCGCTCGGCGAGGTGATGCTGCGGCGCGCGCCCGAGGGCACGGAACTCGGTTACGCCGTCGGCCCGGCACACCGCGGCCAGGGGCTGGCCGCGCGGGCGGTGCGGCTGATGGCCGGCTACGCCTTCGAGGAGCTGGGCGTGGAGAACGTGATCCTCGAACTGGAGGCGGAGAACGCCGCCAGCGTCTCGGTGGCCAGGGCGACGGGCTTCCGGCTGCTCGGCGTGCCGCTGATCGAGGGGGAGGAGAAGGGGCGGCCGTACTCCTTGCAGACGTGGGGCCTAAACCGCCCCTAA
- a CDS encoding TetR/AcrR family transcriptional regulator, whose translation MAAVTPPKQDRSRATRQKLLEAAVACLAEHGWAGSTVSVVAMRAGVSRGAAQHHFPTREDLFTGAVEYVAEERSAALRALPDQDRAAVVAALVDLYTGPLFRAALQLWVAASNEEQLRPRVTELEARVGRETHRIAVGLLHADESRPGVRETVQGLLDMARGLGLANVLTDDTARRRRVVTQWAALVENALG comes from the coding sequence ATGGCTGCTGTGACACCGCCCAAGCAGGACCGCAGCCGCGCCACCCGGCAGAAGCTCCTCGAAGCCGCGGTCGCCTGCCTCGCCGAACATGGCTGGGCCGGCTCCACGGTCTCCGTGGTCGCGATGCGTGCCGGCGTCTCGCGCGGCGCCGCCCAGCACCACTTCCCGACCCGCGAGGACCTGTTCACCGGGGCCGTCGAATACGTCGCCGAGGAGCGCTCCGCCGCTCTGCGGGCCCTCCCCGACCAGGACCGTGCCGCGGTCGTCGCCGCCCTCGTCGACCTCTACACGGGCCCGCTGTTCCGCGCCGCCCTGCAACTCTGGGTCGCCGCCTCCAACGAGGAGCAGCTCCGCCCCCGCGTCACCGAACTGGAGGCCCGCGTCGGCCGCGAGACCCACCGCATCGCCGTCGGCCTCCTGCACGCCGACGAGTCCCGCCCCGGCGTGCGCGAAACGGTCCAGGGCCTCCTCGACATGGCCCGCGGCCTGGGCCTCGCCAACGTCCTCACCGACGACACGGCCCGCCGGCGGAGAGTCGTCACCCAGTGGGCAGCGCTGGTCGAGAACGCCCTGGGCTGA
- a CDS encoding enoyl-CoA hydratase family protein codes for MTLAPSTHERGITTLTLDSPANRNALSARLVTGLAEALGTCAADAAVRAVVLTHTGNTFCAGADLTAPADPHAFVALLRQIVTLPKPVVARVTGHVRAGGLGLLAACDISVAGPGSSFALTESRLGLAPAVISLPLLPRLEPRAAARYYLTGERFDATEAARTGLVSIAAEDVDEALVPVLDGLRRASPQGLAASKELVTATVRETFDQYAEDLIARSAALFASDEAREGMTAFLERRDPAWLL; via the coding sequence ATGACCCTCGCCCCATCCACGCACGAGCGTGGCATCACCACCCTCACGCTCGACTCCCCGGCCAACCGCAACGCCCTGTCCGCACGCCTCGTGACCGGCCTGGCCGAGGCCCTCGGCACCTGCGCGGCGGACGCCGCCGTCCGGGCCGTGGTCCTCACCCACACCGGCAACACGTTCTGCGCGGGCGCCGACCTCACCGCCCCGGCCGACCCGCACGCCTTCGTCGCCCTCCTGCGGCAGATCGTCACCCTTCCCAAACCGGTCGTCGCCCGGGTCACCGGCCACGTCCGGGCCGGCGGCCTCGGCCTCCTCGCCGCCTGCGACATCTCGGTCGCGGGACCCGGCTCCTCCTTCGCCCTGACCGAATCCCGCCTCGGCCTCGCCCCCGCTGTGATCTCCCTCCCGCTGCTGCCCCGCCTGGAGCCCCGGGCGGCGGCCCGCTACTACCTCACCGGCGAGCGCTTCGACGCGACGGAAGCCGCCAGGACCGGCCTCGTGAGCATCGCCGCCGAGGACGTGGACGAGGCGCTCGTACCGGTACTCGACGGACTGCGCAGAGCCTCGCCGCAGGGCCTGGCCGCATCGAAGGAGCTGGTCACGGCTACTGTGCGGGAGACTTTCGATCAGTACGCCGAAGACCTCATCGCCCGCTCCGCGGCACTCTTCGCCTCCGACGAGGCCCGGGAGGGGATGACGGCCTTCCTGGAACGACGGGACCCCGCATGGCTGCTGTGA
- a CDS encoding 4-coumarate--CoA ligase family protein, translating to MVFVFRSDYPDVQPLDTAIHDAVLGRAAEEFGDNVALIDGTDDASRLTYRQLDGFHRKISAGLAAAGVAKGDVLALHSPNTIAYPAVFFAATRAGATVTTVHPLATAEEFAKQLRDSSARWIVTVSPLLGTARRAAELVGGIQEIFVCDQADGHTSVLDMLTTTAPEPMVTIDPAEDIAALPYSSGTTGTPKGVMLTHRSMATNLEQLSPFIPMGPGHRILAVLPFFHIYGLTALMNAPLRTGATVVVLPRFDLAQFLAAIETHRINGLYVAPPIVLALAKHPVVDRYDLSSLEYIVSAAAPLDADLATACSRRLGLPPVRQAYGMTELSPGTHVVPLAAENPPPGAVGTLLPSTEMRIVSLDAPDEDAGTGTDGEILIRGPQVMKGYLNRPEATAEMIDADGWVHTGDIGRVDEDGWLFVVDRVKELIKYKGYQVAPAELEALLLTHPAIADAAVIGVYDADGNEIPKAFLVRQPAARDITADDVMVYVAERVAPYKKVRQTEFIDAVPRAASGKILRRELREREKQQ from the coding sequence ATGGTGTTCGTGTTCCGGAGCGACTATCCCGACGTCCAGCCACTCGACACGGCCATCCACGACGCCGTCCTGGGCCGGGCCGCCGAGGAGTTCGGCGACAACGTCGCCCTGATCGACGGGACGGACGACGCGAGCCGGCTCACATACCGGCAGCTCGACGGCTTCCACCGGAAGATATCCGCCGGTCTCGCCGCCGCCGGAGTCGCCAAGGGCGACGTCCTCGCCCTGCACAGCCCCAACACCATCGCCTACCCGGCGGTCTTCTTCGCCGCGACCCGGGCCGGTGCCACCGTCACCACCGTCCACCCGCTCGCCACCGCCGAGGAGTTCGCCAAACAGCTCCGCGACTCCTCCGCCCGCTGGATCGTCACCGTCTCCCCGCTCCTGGGCACGGCCCGCCGCGCCGCCGAACTCGTCGGCGGGATCCAGGAGATCTTCGTCTGCGACCAGGCCGACGGACACACCTCCGTCCTCGACATGCTGACCACCACCGCCCCCGAGCCGATGGTGACGATCGACCCGGCCGAGGACATCGCCGCCCTGCCGTACTCCTCCGGCACCACCGGCACCCCCAAGGGCGTCATGCTCACCCACCGCTCCATGGCCACCAACCTGGAGCAGCTGAGCCCCTTCATCCCCATGGGCCCCGGCCACCGCATCCTGGCCGTCCTGCCCTTCTTCCACATCTACGGGCTCACCGCCCTGATGAACGCGCCCCTGCGCACCGGCGCCACCGTCGTGGTCCTGCCGCGCTTCGACCTCGCCCAGTTCCTCGCCGCGATCGAGACGCACCGCATCAACGGGCTGTACGTGGCCCCGCCGATCGTGCTGGCCCTCGCCAAGCACCCGGTCGTCGACCGCTACGACCTGTCCTCGCTTGAGTACATCGTCAGCGCCGCCGCCCCGCTCGACGCGGACCTCGCCACCGCCTGCTCCCGGCGCCTGGGGCTGCCGCCCGTACGCCAGGCGTACGGGATGACGGAGCTCTCACCGGGCACCCACGTCGTCCCGCTCGCCGCGGAGAACCCGCCGCCCGGAGCCGTCGGCACGCTGCTGCCCAGCACCGAGATGCGGATCGTCTCGCTCGACGCCCCGGACGAGGACGCCGGAACCGGCACCGACGGCGAGATCCTCATCCGCGGCCCGCAGGTGATGAAGGGCTACCTGAACCGCCCCGAGGCCACCGCCGAGATGATCGACGCCGACGGCTGGGTGCACACCGGCGACATCGGCAGGGTCGACGAGGACGGCTGGCTGTTCGTCGTCGACCGGGTCAAGGAACTGATCAAGTACAAGGGCTACCAGGTGGCCCCCGCCGAACTCGAGGCGCTCCTCCTCACCCACCCCGCGATCGCCGACGCGGCCGTCATCGGCGTGTACGACGCCGACGGGAACGAGATCCCCAAGGCCTTCCTCGTCCGCCAGCCGGCCGCGCGGGACATCACCGCCGACGACGTCATGGTGTACGTCGCCGAGCGCGTCGCCCCGTACAAGAAGGTCCGGCAGACCGAGTTCATCGACGCGGTGCCGCGCGCCGCGTCCGGGAAGATCCTGCGCCGCGAACTGCGCGAAAGGGAGAAGCAGCAATGA
- a CDS encoding acyl-CoA/acyl-ACP dehydrogenase produces the protein MSTVLETEEHQALRTAVAALGKRYGRDYMTSVVRDGAHPRELWAEAAKLGYLGVNLPEEYGGGGSGMAELSIVLEELGAAGSPLLMMVVSPAICGTVIARFGTDAQKRQWLPGLADGSLTMAFGITEPDAGSNSHRITTTARRDGEDWVLTGRKVFVSGVDIADATLIVGRTEDARSGKLKPCLFIVPREAPGFLRSRIDMELQAPEKQFELVLDDVRLPADALVGDEDAGLLQLFAGLNPERIMTAAFGIGMGRYALGRAVEYAKTRQVWKEPIGAHQAIAHPLAQAHIELELARLMMQKAARLYDDGDDIGAGEAANMAKYAAGEACVKAVDQAVHTLGGNGLTREYGLGSLITASRVARIAPVSREMILNYVSHQSLGLPKSY, from the coding sequence ATGAGCACCGTCCTCGAAACCGAAGAGCACCAGGCCCTGCGCACCGCCGTCGCCGCCCTCGGCAAGCGGTACGGGCGCGACTACATGACGTCCGTCGTCCGCGACGGCGCCCACCCCCGCGAACTGTGGGCCGAGGCCGCCAAGCTGGGCTACCTCGGCGTGAACCTCCCCGAGGAGTACGGCGGCGGAGGCAGCGGCATGGCGGAACTCTCCATAGTCCTGGAGGAGTTGGGGGCAGCCGGCTCGCCGCTGCTCATGATGGTCGTCTCGCCGGCCATCTGCGGCACCGTGATAGCCCGCTTCGGCACCGACGCCCAGAAGCGGCAGTGGCTGCCCGGCCTCGCCGACGGCAGCCTCACCATGGCCTTCGGCATCACCGAACCCGACGCCGGCTCCAACTCCCACCGGATCACCACCACCGCCCGCCGCGACGGCGAGGACTGGGTGCTCACCGGGCGCAAGGTCTTCGTCTCCGGGGTCGACATCGCCGACGCCACCCTCATCGTCGGCCGCACCGAGGACGCCAGGTCGGGCAAGCTGAAGCCCTGCCTGTTCATCGTCCCGCGCGAGGCCCCCGGCTTCCTGCGCTCGCGGATCGACATGGAACTCCAGGCCCCGGAGAAGCAGTTCGAGCTGGTCCTCGACGACGTACGGCTGCCCGCCGACGCGCTGGTGGGAGACGAGGACGCGGGCCTGCTCCAGCTCTTCGCCGGGCTGAACCCCGAACGCATCATGACCGCCGCGTTCGGCATCGGCATGGGCCGCTACGCGCTCGGCCGCGCCGTCGAGTACGCGAAGACCCGGCAGGTGTGGAAGGAGCCCATCGGCGCCCACCAGGCCATCGCCCATCCCCTCGCCCAGGCCCACATCGAACTCGAACTGGCCCGGCTGATGATGCAGAAGGCCGCCCGGCTCTACGACGACGGCGACGACATCGGCGCGGGCGAGGCCGCCAACATGGCGAAGTACGCGGCCGGGGAGGCCTGCGTGAAGGCCGTCGACCAGGCCGTCCACACCCTCGGCGGCAACGGCCTCACCCGCGAGTACGGCCTCGGCTCCCTGATCACCGCGTCCCGGGTGGCCCGGATCGCGCCCGTCAGCCGGGAAATGATCCTGAACTACGTATCCCACCAGTCCCTGGGTCTCCCCAAGTCGTACTGA
- a CDS encoding acety-l/propionyl-CoA carboxylase subunit alpha, producing MITTLLVANRGEIACRIFRTCRALGIATVAVYSDADADALHVREADTAVRLPGAAPADTYLRGDLVVAAALAAGADAVHPGYGFLSENAGFAAAVQDAGLLWVGPPAGAIELMASKTRAKELMAAAGVPLLAAVDPAAATAEDLPLLLKAAAGGGGRGMRIVRELGDLPGELTAAAAEALSAFGDGEVFAEPYVERGRHVEVQVMADGHDGVWALGTRDCSLQRRHQKVIEEAPAPGLTCALRERLHTAATAAARAVGYRGAGTVEFLVTADERPYFLEMNTRLQVEHPVTEAVFGLDLVALQLRIAEGEPLPAAEPPTPVGHAVEARLYAEDPARDWQPQTGALLSFDVPDEPGLRLDTGYTGGDTIGVHYDPMLAKVIAHAPTRTEAVRLLARALERARIHGPVTNRDLLVRSLRHPDYVAARLDTGFYDRHLAAMASAPDAADVRLAATAAALAEAARNATSTTAGGFVRFGAWRNVPSQPQLRSYRSEPDGHEYAIAYRTTRDGVTVDAEGVRVVSAGRTRVTLEQEGVTRHFHILGRDRRLYVDTATGSHAFTALPRFTDPAARTEPGSLLAPMPGTVVRLAEGLEAGSTVEAGQPLIWLEAMKMEHRILAPASGTLTALHAAPGLQVEVGALLAVVTDAQEEPNA from the coding sequence GTACGGGAGGCCGACACCGCCGTACGGCTGCCGGGGGCGGCCCCCGCCGACACGTATCTGCGCGGCGACCTCGTCGTCGCCGCCGCGCTCGCCGCGGGCGCCGACGCCGTCCACCCCGGGTACGGCTTCCTCTCCGAGAACGCCGGATTCGCCGCCGCCGTGCAGGACGCCGGGCTGCTCTGGGTGGGCCCGCCGGCCGGGGCCATCGAACTGATGGCGTCCAAGACCCGCGCCAAGGAGCTGATGGCCGCGGCCGGGGTTCCGCTGCTCGCCGCCGTCGACCCGGCGGCCGCCACCGCCGAGGACCTGCCGCTGCTGCTGAAGGCGGCTGCCGGAGGCGGCGGACGCGGCATGCGGATCGTCCGGGAACTGGGCGACCTGCCCGGTGAGCTGACGGCCGCGGCGGCCGAGGCGCTGTCCGCTTTCGGGGACGGCGAGGTCTTCGCCGAGCCGTACGTGGAGCGCGGCCGGCACGTCGAGGTCCAGGTCATGGCCGACGGGCACGACGGCGTCTGGGCACTCGGCACCCGCGACTGCTCCCTCCAGCGCCGCCACCAGAAGGTCATCGAGGAGGCCCCCGCGCCCGGTCTCACCTGCGCGCTCCGCGAGCGGCTGCACACCGCCGCCACGGCCGCCGCACGGGCCGTCGGATACCGGGGCGCCGGCACCGTCGAGTTCCTGGTCACCGCCGACGAACGGCCCTACTTCCTGGAGATGAACACCCGCCTCCAGGTCGAACACCCCGTCACGGAGGCCGTGTTCGGCCTCGACCTGGTGGCGCTGCAACTGCGGATCGCGGAGGGAGAACCGCTGCCCGCCGCCGAACCGCCCACGCCCGTCGGGCACGCCGTCGAGGCCCGGCTCTACGCCGAGGACCCGGCGCGTGACTGGCAGCCGCAGACCGGAGCACTGCTCTCGTTCGACGTGCCGGACGAGCCGGGTCTGCGCCTGGACACCGGCTACACCGGCGGCGACACCATCGGGGTGCACTACGACCCGATGCTCGCCAAGGTCATCGCCCACGCCCCCACCCGCACCGAAGCCGTCCGCCTCCTCGCCCGCGCCCTGGAGCGCGCCCGCATCCACGGCCCCGTCACCAACCGCGACCTGCTCGTACGCTCCCTGCGCCACCCGGACTACGTCGCCGCCCGCCTCGACACCGGTTTCTACGACCGGCACCTGGCCGCGATGGCCTCCGCGCCCGACGCGGCGGACGTGCGGCTGGCCGCCACCGCCGCCGCGCTCGCCGAGGCGGCCCGCAACGCCACATCGACCACCGCGGGCGGGTTCGTCCGCTTCGGCGCCTGGCGCAACGTCCCCTCTCAGCCCCAGCTCAGGAGCTACCGCAGCGAGCCGGACGGCCACGAGTACGCGATCGCCTACCGCACCACCCGTGACGGTGTGACCGTCGACGCGGAGGGCGTCCGCGTCGTCTCCGCGGGCCGCACGCGCGTCACCCTCGAACAGGAAGGCGTCACGAGGCACTTCCACATCCTCGGCCGCGACCGGCGGCTGTACGTGGACACCGCCACCGGCTCCCACGCCTTCACCGCGCTGCCCCGCTTCACCGACCCCGCCGCACGCACCGAACCCGGCTCCCTGCTCGCCCCGATGCCCGGCACCGTCGTCCGCCTCGCGGAGGGACTGGAGGCCGGGAGCACCGTCGAGGCCGGGCAGCCGCTGATCTGGCTGGAGGCGATGAAGATGGAGCACCGCATCCTCGCCCCCGCGTCCGGCACCCTCACCGCGCTCCACGCCGCACCCGGCCTCCAGGTGGAGGTCGGCGCCCTGCTCGCCGTCGTCACTGACGCACAGGAGGAACCGAACGCATGA